From a region of the Rhipicephalus microplus isolate Deutch F79 chromosome X, USDA_Rmic, whole genome shotgun sequence genome:
- the LOC119162376 gene encoding cholesterol 7-desaturase nvd 1, translated as MHKAPMHSDTCDEARISLALRQFDYVLWVALGGTLAWIVCRLLSSRGSAKKKQLVNRRRCISSELPPVFPNGWVPLLQSANLQVNEAKPVTAIGQDFVVFRTEDGVAHVLDAYCPHLGAHLGVMGRVVGDCIVCPFHGWKFQGDTGACTHVPYASKLPTFAKVKTWTSLEKYGLIFIWYHAEEEQPEWSIDDFTELSSGVFKQMARHETKSQGHVEDIAENVADTAHLNCVHKASWLLSAEQYAREAAKPDSWISRFMSVTWEAAWSPAYFSASASFAFDMSLFGWKPRILHCRGVISQCGPYLVVARIESAFGCFVSMMSITPEGPFEQRIVHRIFAKPSIISWICCIGMEWGYANMLERDFVIMRNKIVLKNPALVKEDDGILTFRRWYKRFYTRNSPTWQDVKERALEW; from the exons ATGCATAAGGCACCGATGCACAGTGACACGTGCGATGAGGCTAGAATTTCGCTGGCGCTTCGTCAGTTTGACTACGTCCTGTGGGTTGCCCTGGGAGGCACCCTAGCATGGATTGTTTGCCGTCTCTTATCATCGCGTGGCTCTGCAAAAAAG AAGCAGCTCGTCAACAGGCGTCGCTGCATCTCATCTGAGCTTCCCCCGGTGTTTCCAAATGGATGGGTTCCACTCCTCCAGTCTGCAAACCTTCAAGTCAACGAAGCAAAACCTGTTACCGCGATTG GTCAAGACTTCGTGGTGTTCCGCACTGAGGACGGTGTTGCCCACGTGCTGGACGCCTATTGCCCTCACCTGGGAGCTCACCTTGGGGTGATGGGCCGTGTAGTGGGAGATTGTATCGTGTGCCCCTTTCATGGATGGAAGTTCCAGGGTGACACCGGAGCATGTACGCACGTGCCCTACGCAAGCAAGC TTCCGACATTCGCAAAAGTAAAGACGTGGACGAGCCTAGAAAAGTACGGCCTTATATTCATCTGGTATCACGCTGAAGAGGAGCAACCCGAGTGGAGCATCGACGATTTCACCGAGCTCAGCAGTGGGGTATTCAAACAGATGGCGCGCCACGAGACCAAAAGCCAGGGCCACGTGGAGGACATAGCCGAGAACGTGGCAGACACAGCACACCTGAACTGTGTCCACAAGGCCTCGTGGCTGCTGTCGGCCGAACAGTACGCACGTGAGGCGGCCAAGCCCGACTCCTGGATAAGCCGCTTCATGTCGGTCACCTGGGAAGCGGCATGGTCACCCGCATACTTCAGTGCCTCGGCTTCGTTCGCCTTCGATATGTCCCTCTTTGGTTGGAAGCCTCGCATCCTGCACTGCCGTGGTGTCATCTCCCAGTGCGGTCCATACCTGGTTGTTGCACGCATAGAATCGGCGTTTGGCTGTTTCGTGTCCATGATGTCGATTACTCCCGAAGGACCATTTGAACAGCGCATCGTTCACCGAATTTTCGCTAAACCAAGCATTATTTCTTGGATATGCTGCATAGGGATGGAGTGGGGATACGCAAATATG CTTGAAAGAGACTTCGTTATCATGAGGAACAAAATTGTTCTCAAGAATCCGGCTCTTGTCAAAGAAGACGACGGAATATTAACATTCAGGAGATGGTACAAGAGGTTTTACACCAGAAATAGCCCGACATGGCAAGATGTCAAAGAGCGAGCTCTGGAGTGGTAA